Proteins co-encoded in one Gossypium arboreum isolate Shixiya-1 chromosome 11, ASM2569848v2, whole genome shotgun sequence genomic window:
- the LOC108473308 gene encoding uncharacterized protein LOC108473308, producing MVKEGEPRREAITTSSSSPSLCDSETEDLERMPLVPLPLMKNNRYLSKQLSLCETRREIAWERRRRQILRQERRKNGIIENGLTDEDLHELKGCIELGFGFNEEEGQKLTSTLPALDLYFAVNRQLSPSPVSTPHSRGSSLSLGDRSSSFGSPTSTESDWKIYSPGEDPQLVKTKLRHWAQAVACSVLQSF from the exons ATGGTGAAGGAAGGAGAGCCAAGAAGAGAGGCTATTACAACGTCGTCATCGTCGCCATCATTATGCGACTCCGAAACGGAAGATTTGGAACGTATGCCATTGGTGCCATTACCATTGATGAAAAACAATAGGTATTTATCGAAGCAATTATCGCTGTGTGAGACGCGACGGGAAATTGCTTGGGAAAGAAGGCGGCGCCAGATTCTTCGTCAAGAGAGAAGAAAGAATGGGATCATTGAGAATGGGTTGACAGATGAAGACCTGCATGAACTTAAAGGGTGCATAGAGCTGGGATTTGGATTCAATGAAGAAGAAGGCCAAAAACTTACAAGCACATTGCCTGCATTAGACCTTTATTTCGCTGTAAACCGACAGCTTTCTCCAAGTCCAGTTTCAACCCCTCATAGTCGTGGCTCATCGTTATCACTTGGTGATCGGTCATCTTCTTTTGGAAGCCCTACAAGTACTGAGTCAGATTGGAAAATTTACAGCCCAG GGGAAGATCCTCAGCTAGTGAAGACTAAGCTAAGGCATTGGGCGCAGGCTGTTGCATGTTCTGTGCTGCAATCATTTTAA
- the LOC108472231 gene encoding uncharacterized protein LOC108472231 → MSIAHSEFTDQVKRWNKDVYGHIFTCKKLLTRKLQSIEIERDRRNSDYLNQVEMEVRGELENMLHHEVLLWHQKFDESLPPNAFLCLTDEDFNLLNNPVSDEKIKAALFDIAHLKAIRSDAHEHTDFLARRNITNNIVIAQEVIHSMRSMQKNRRWMTIKIDLKKAYDRMRWDFIDFYYAVLLNGVPTLKFWPARSIRQGCLLYRYLFIFCMEWLAQSIRITIDAGNWNPIRLARNGLLLSHLFFVGDFILFGHADGHQAQDYQDVLHVFRDCSAARIIWDKFIPEERLSEFYNGSLHN, encoded by the exons ATGTCAATAGCACATTCCGAGTTTACTGATCAGGTTAAAAGATGGAATAAAGATGTGTATGGTCATATTTTTACCTGTAAGAAGCTTCTGACGAGGAAACTTCAAAGCATTGAGATTGAGCGTGATAGAAGAAACTCGGACTATCTTAATCAAGTTGAAATGGAAGTTAGAGGGGAATTGGAAAATATGTTGCATCATGAAGTGTTACTTTGGCATCAGAAG TTCGATGAAAGTTTACCCCCGAATGCTTTTTTGTGCCTTACTGACGAGGATTTTAATCTCCTTAATAATCCAGTTTCTGATGAGAAAATTAAAGCTGCTTTGTTTGACATAGCACATTTAAAGGCTATAAGAAGTGATG ctCATGAGCATACTGACTTTTTAGCAAGACGGAATATCACTAACAACATTGTTATTGCACAAGAAGTTATTCACTCTATGAGGAGCATGCAGAAAAACAGGAGATGGATGACCATCAAGATTGATCTAAAGAAAGCTTACGATCGAATGCGTTGGGATTTCATTGAC TTCTATTATGCGGTTTTGTTGAATGGGGTTCCAACTCTGAAATTTTGGCCAGCTAGAAGCATTCGACAGGGTTGCCTTTTATATCGTTATTTGTTTATCTTTTGCATGGAATGGTTGGCTCAAAGCATACGTATTACCATTGATGCTGGCAATTGGAATCCTATTCGTCTGGCTCGTAATGGTCTACTGCTTTCCCATCTTTTTTTCGTAGGTGATTTCATCCTTTTTGGTCATGCTGATGGGCATCAAGCTCAG GATTACCAGGATGTGTTGCATGTATTCAGAGATTGCTCTGCTGCTAGAATCATTTGGGATAAATTCATTCCAGAAGAAAGACTTTCCGAGTTTTATAATGGTTCCCTCCACAATTAG